Proteins from a genomic interval of Sulfurospirillum oryzae:
- a CDS encoding NAD(P)-binding domain-containing protein, giving the protein MQQIYDLVIIGGGPGGIGAAVEAKVLGIQHIMMIEKGENHSQTIRKFYKDNKRVDKNYKGQEIELKGSIDFRDGTKESTLNYFDSLLDKGEIDSAFNSEVESITKEEGEFHIVTTKAGYRAKHVIVAIGTMGKPNKPDYTLPISLKDRINFNLDKCSQGEKLLIVGGGNSAIEYAIELSKTNNVTVNYRRDTFSRLNEINLKMIHEYNGQEKLRLRLGMDIVSIENENGLVKVNFTDGYYTIYDRVVYAIGGTTPVDFLRKCGISMDSEGKPEFDENFETKTKGLYLAGDIAVKSGGSIAIALNHAYHIVSHILNSK; this is encoded by the coding sequence ATGCAACAGATTTACGACTTAGTCATTATTGGCGGTGGACCTGGTGGTATTGGTGCAGCAGTTGAAGCTAAGGTACTGGGCATCCAACATATTATGATGATCGAAAAAGGCGAAAACCATTCCCAAACGATCCGTAAATTTTACAAAGATAATAAACGCGTTGATAAAAACTACAAAGGTCAAGAGATCGAGCTTAAAGGATCTATTGATTTTCGTGATGGAACCAAAGAGAGCACATTAAACTATTTTGACTCGCTTCTCGATAAAGGTGAAATTGACTCAGCATTTAACAGCGAAGTAGAGAGCATTACCAAGGAAGAGGGTGAATTTCACATCGTAACAACCAAAGCAGGTTATAGGGCAAAACATGTCATTGTCGCTATTGGCACAATGGGCAAGCCCAATAAACCCGATTATACACTCCCCATTTCACTCAAAGATCGCATCAACTTTAACTTAGACAAGTGTTCTCAAGGCGAAAAGCTTCTTATCGTCGGTGGCGGAAATTCAGCCATTGAATATGCGATTGAGCTTTCTAAAACCAACAATGTTACGGTCAACTACCGCCGTGACACCTTTAGCAGACTCAATGAGATCAACCTAAAAATGATTCACGAATACAATGGTCAAGAAAAACTTCGTCTGCGCCTTGGTATGGACATTGTTTCAATCGAAAATGAAAATGGCTTGGTAAAAGTCAATTTTACCGATGGCTATTATACGATTTACGATCGTGTTGTTTATGCCATTGGTGGTACAACACCGGTTGATTTTCTCAGAAAATGCGGTATTTCCATGGATAGCGAGGGGAAACCAGAGTTTGATGAGAATTTTGAGACCAAAACAAAAGGGCTATATTTAGCAGGTGATATTGCCGTAAAAAGTGGTGGAAGTATCGCTATTGCCCTTAATCATGCATATCACATAGTGTCACATATCTTAAATTCAAAATAA
- a CDS encoding tRNA1(Val) (adenine(37)-N6)-methyltransferase, protein MNLFQPERGYRYNSDTLLLYDFISSFHPKGQLLDVGCGCGILGLLLKRDFPSITMHLLDIQEQNCMIAHANAEQNHIEIASFTCKDFLETKFEHKFDMIVSNPPFYHKGGVKSEDDALSLSRHSSALPFAAFASKVTKTLSNRGYFCFCYDAKQLDHLMATLLANGLNVEDLCFVYPKEEKEASLVLIRARKNSKTLCKIHPPLFIYTGETFSPRVQAIFERSQTKSLTWKS, encoded by the coding sequence ATGAACTTATTTCAACCTGAACGAGGCTACCGCTACAACAGCGATACACTTTTACTTTATGATTTTATTAGCTCCTTTCATCCAAAAGGTCAACTCCTTGATGTTGGGTGTGGTTGTGGTATTTTGGGATTGCTACTTAAACGCGATTTTCCAAGCATCACGATGCATCTTTTAGACATTCAAGAACAAAACTGTATGATAGCTCATGCTAATGCAGAGCAAAACCATATCGAGATTGCAAGCTTTACATGTAAAGATTTTTTAGAAACAAAATTCGAGCATAAATTTGACATGATTGTCTCAAATCCACCTTTTTATCACAAAGGTGGCGTTAAAAGCGAGGATGATGCACTTTCACTCAGCCGACATAGTAGCGCACTTCCTTTTGCCGCCTTTGCCTCAAAAGTAACCAAAACACTTTCCAATCGTGGTTATTTTTGCTTTTGCTACGATGCTAAACAGTTAGATCATTTAATGGCAACGCTGCTTGCCAATGGGCTCAATGTTGAAGATCTTTGTTTTGTGTACCCAAAAGAGGAGAAAGAAGCTTCTTTGGTGCTGATTCGTGCGCGCAAAAACTCAAAAACGCTGTGTAAAATTCATCCACCGCTTTTTATCTACACAGGAGAGACATTTAGCCCTCGTGTTCAAGCAATTTTTGAGCGATCCCAAACAAAGAGTCTAACATGGAAAAGCTAA
- a CDS encoding YkgJ family cysteine cluster protein, with protein sequence MEKLMKEEGYPYAFDPKACQSCSGKCCIGESGYIWITQEEISAIAGKLSLSKEAFINNYLLKIRYRFTIKEIAYEGGYGCVFFDMEKKMCRIYDVRPQQCRTFPFWEYFKENIDEVVTECPGIIRL encoded by the coding sequence ATGGAAAAGCTAATGAAAGAAGAAGGTTATCCATACGCTTTTGATCCAAAAGCATGCCAAAGTTGCTCTGGTAAATGCTGCATAGGAGAGAGTGGATATATCTGGATAACTCAAGAAGAAATAAGTGCTATTGCAGGCAAACTTTCTTTATCAAAAGAGGCGTTTATCAATAACTATTTACTAAAAATTCGCTATCGTTTCACGATTAAAGAAATCGCGTACGAAGGCGGCTATGGTTGCGTCTTTTTTGATATGGAAAAGAAGATGTGTCGTATCTATGACGTACGCCCACAACAGTGCCGTACATTCCCATTTTGGGAGTATTTTAAAGAAAACATTGACGAGGTAGTTACAGAATGTCCCGGTATTATTCGCTTATAG
- the trpC gene encoding indole-3-glycerol phosphate synthase TrpC, with amino-acid sequence MILDEIIKKTREDLEKKKKEYTIDWLGRSLAFNPFMPRDVKPYLKATPENPYRIIAEVKKASPSKGIIKADFDPLAIAKAYELGGADAISVLTEPHYFQGNLEYLTQIRRYVPTPLLRKDFIVDEYQILEALVYGADFILLIAKALSKAELKHLLEYALRLGLEVLVEIHDKEDLVKAIFAGANIIGINHRNLETFEMDMSLTEKLMPLIPQGKIIVAESGLNDKETIKHLSKIGADAFLIGEYFMREPDIQASLEAIKKVD; translated from the coding sequence ATGATTTTAGATGAAATTATCAAAAAAACGCGTGAAGATTTAGAAAAAAAGAAAAAAGAGTATACGATTGACTGGTTAGGCAGAAGTCTCGCCTTTAACCCTTTCATGCCTCGTGATGTCAAACCTTATCTGAAAGCAACACCCGAAAATCCGTACCGCATTATTGCAGAAGTGAAAAAAGCAAGCCCAAGTAAAGGTATTATCAAAGCTGATTTTGATCCACTTGCTATTGCCAAGGCGTATGAATTAGGAGGAGCAGATGCGATCTCTGTTCTGACAGAGCCTCACTATTTTCAAGGAAATTTAGAGTATTTAACCCAAATTCGTCGCTATGTGCCGACACCTTTGTTACGTAAAGATTTTATTGTTGATGAGTATCAGATACTTGAAGCCCTTGTTTACGGGGCTGATTTTATATTATTGATCGCAAAAGCGCTTTCAAAAGCCGAATTGAAACATCTTTTAGAGTATGCTTTACGACTTGGACTTGAAGTTTTAGTCGAAATACATGACAAAGAAGATCTCGTCAAAGCGATCTTTGCTGGAGCAAACATTATAGGCATTAACCATCGTAATCTAGAGACCTTTGAGATGGATATGAGTTTAACAGAAAAGCTTATGCCACTGATTCCACAAGGAAAAATCATTGTTGCGGAGAGTGGGCTGAATGATAAAGAGACCATTAAACATTTAAGTAAAATTGGAGCCGATGCCTTTTTAATTGGTGAGTATTTTATGCGTGAGCCTGATATTCAAGCCTCACTTGAAGCGATTAAAAAGGTCGATTGA
- a CDS encoding HIT family protein produces MNYMYAPWRDAYFTEKTEGCVFCHISENSKLDEKHHVLYRDELCFIVMNRYPYSPGHFMVIPHFHTDAIEELEPEVWLHISFIVQRCVKMLKEGIGAQGVNLGMNLGKSGGAGIAEHIHYHLIPRWIGDTNFITTIADTRVYGTDFEKIYHHLKGLVPEYISC; encoded by the coding sequence ATGAATTACATGTATGCTCCTTGGCGTGATGCTTATTTTACAGAAAAAACAGAAGGATGTGTTTTCTGTCACATTAGCGAAAATTCAAAACTTGATGAAAAACACCATGTTTTATATCGCGATGAGCTTTGTTTCATCGTGATGAATCGTTATCCTTACTCGCCAGGGCATTTCATGGTTATCCCTCACTTTCACACCGATGCGATAGAAGAGCTTGAGCCTGAAGTGTGGTTGCATATCTCTTTTATTGTTCAGCGTTGTGTGAAAATGCTCAAAGAAGGCATTGGCGCGCAAGGCGTTAACCTTGGCATGAATCTTGGTAAAAGTGGCGGTGCTGGTATTGCGGAGCATATACACTACCATTTGATTCCAAGGTGGATTGGCGATACCAATTTTATTACTACGATCGCTGATACACGGGTTTATGGAACGGATTTTGAAAAAATCTACCATCATCTTAAAGGGCTTGTTCCTGAGTATATTTCATGTTAA
- the mnmH gene encoding tRNA 2-selenouridine(34) synthase MnmH: protein MLTDLDIEPFIAQKSSFDLLIDARSPNEYNESHIPNAQNFYALNDAEHQEVGTLYKQVSRNDAKILGARYICQNVAHHLQEIAKTYKIGSKIGIYCARGGLRSSSIAIILSHIGYQVYRLSGGYKNYRLHVLTYLENLPHHRFIVLGGNTGCGKSELLQTLQPSIDLEKLANHLGSSFGSIKGAQPSQKAFENILCEILCKIDPNALIFIEAESKRMGKLTLPALLHARMKESFRIEITAPLIQRVERILKDYHCITPLFFDQAMQMIAPYIKKSAKEAAMLAYEHHQLDEVAKILLVEYYDLVYKKPPHIDMVLENTEPNATIETLQALHVKLSNA from the coding sequence ATGTTAACTGATTTGGACATTGAACCCTTCATTGCACAAAAATCCTCTTTTGATCTCTTAATAGATGCAAGAAGTCCCAACGAATATAACGAATCGCATATTCCCAATGCTCAAAATTTTTATGCCCTGAATGATGCAGAACATCAAGAAGTAGGAACACTTTACAAACAAGTCTCTCGCAATGATGCCAAAATTTTGGGAGCACGTTATATCTGTCAAAATGTGGCGCATCATCTTCAAGAAATTGCAAAAACCTATAAAATAGGCTCTAAAATAGGTATTTATTGCGCTAGAGGAGGGCTACGATCTAGCTCAATCGCCATTATCCTCTCGCATATTGGATACCAAGTGTACAGACTAAGCGGGGGCTATAAGAACTACCGTTTACATGTACTCACCTATCTTGAAAATCTTCCGCACCATCGTTTTATTGTCTTAGGGGGGAACACAGGTTGTGGCAAAAGTGAACTTTTACAAACCCTCCAACCCTCCATCGATCTTGAAAAACTGGCTAACCATCTAGGATCAAGTTTTGGAAGCATCAAAGGTGCACAGCCAAGTCAAAAAGCATTTGAAAATATTTTATGCGAAATTTTATGTAAAATCGATCCAAATGCCCTTATTTTCATAGAAGCAGAGAGCAAAAGGATGGGTAAACTTACCTTACCAGCTCTTTTACATGCAAGAATGAAAGAGAGTTTTCGCATCGAAATCACAGCACCTCTGATACAGCGTGTTGAGCGCATTTTAAAAGACTATCACTGCATTACACCGCTTTTCTTTGACCAAGCCATGCAGATGATTGCGCCTTACATTAAAAAAAGTGCCAAAGAGGCTGCCATGCTTGCTTATGAGCATCACCAGCTTGATGAAGTGGCTAAAATACTTTTAGTTGAGTATTATGATCTTGTTTATAAAAAACCACCTCATATTGATATGGTTTTAGAAAATACGGAGCCAAATGCGACTATTGAGACACTTCAAGCCTTACATGTAAAGCTGTCCAACGCCTAA
- a CDS encoding energy-coupling factor ABC transporter ATP-binding protein encodes MIKVEDLAYQYETKCVLDKLSFEIKAGEKVVLLGNNGSGKSTLLRILAGLYFGEGNYFFKDERITQKSVGKNFRKEVGILFQNPETMIFNPTVYDEIAFGLREFDVPNVDERVHTIAEKFRLTKHLQSSPLKLSGGEKQKVMLCAILALEPQFLLLDEPTANMDPKTTGWFVDLLSEMNITTLISTHNISLAYELGDKALVLNDKHQLIYNGEIEALMRDKKTLIEGNLLHLHVHKHKDFQHSHYHMHHF; translated from the coding sequence TTGATAAAAGTTGAAGATTTAGCGTATCAGTACGAAACAAAATGCGTTTTAGATAAACTCTCATTTGAGATTAAAGCCGGTGAAAAAGTTGTTTTACTCGGTAACAATGGCAGTGGCAAAAGTACCCTCCTTCGGATTCTTGCAGGGCTTTATTTTGGCGAGGGAAACTACTTCTTTAAAGATGAACGAATCACCCAAAAAAGTGTTGGTAAAAACTTTCGTAAAGAGGTAGGCATCTTATTTCAAAATCCAGAAACAATGATCTTTAATCCTACGGTGTATGATGAGATTGCTTTTGGGCTTAGAGAGTTTGATGTCCCTAATGTCGATGAGCGCGTCCATACCATAGCCGAGAAGTTTAGACTCACCAAACATCTTCAAAGCTCACCGCTTAAACTCAGTGGTGGTGAAAAACAAAAAGTGATGCTATGCGCTATTTTAGCCTTAGAGCCGCAGTTTTTACTTTTAGATGAGCCAACGGCTAATATGGACCCTAAAACAACGGGATGGTTTGTGGATCTGCTCTCTGAGATGAATATAACAACACTTATTTCAACACACAATATCTCTTTAGCCTATGAACTTGGCGATAAAGCGTTGGTTTTAAACGACAAACACCAACTCATTTACAATGGAGAAATTGAAGCACTGATGCGTGATAAAAAGACCTTAATTGAAGGCAATTTACTCCATCTTCATGTGCATAAGCATAAAGACTTTCAACACTCGCATTATCACATGCACCATTTTTAG